The following are encoded in a window of Bradyrhizobium guangdongense genomic DNA:
- a CDS encoding efflux RND transporter periplasmic adaptor subunit gives MVAENTKRLQVLTKRRVITSVVLLALAGAGAYGLMFAGAKEKQHSEVSSQSRKNAQNFKPTPSEWATLTIEPVNAKTFRAEYVTEGKVAVDEDHSTPVFSPYAGRVTRLLAKPGESVTQGQPLFTIEAADTVQAQNDFIAAMTSQNKAKSALELADIQYKRAKDLYEGRAIPLKDYQQAEATQVQAQNDMRSAVTALEAANNKLRILGFTDETIKAFQNKGTINPEITIYAPLSGTVVQRKIGPGQYVSAGASDPVFVIGDLSTVWLTAFVRESDAAQVSVGQDILVNVMALPGRPLTAKINYVAAAIDPNTRRLLVRATIDNKDGLLKPEMFANVTIYSAGDRGAPAVPKQALIYEGNQVRIWVAREDKSVELRQIKIGLINGNLVEVTSNLKPGEQIVVKGSLFIDRAASGS, from the coding sequence ATGGTAGCTGAAAATACCAAACGATTGCAGGTGCTTACAAAGCGACGGGTAATCACATCCGTAGTTTTACTGGCGCTTGCCGGGGCGGGTGCTTACGGCCTGATGTTTGCGGGTGCCAAAGAGAAGCAGCACTCCGAAGTCTCCAGCCAGTCGCGCAAGAACGCTCAGAATTTCAAGCCGACTCCGTCCGAATGGGCGACGCTGACGATCGAACCGGTCAACGCCAAGACGTTTCGGGCCGAGTATGTCACCGAAGGCAAGGTCGCGGTCGACGAGGACCACTCGACGCCGGTGTTCTCGCCTTATGCGGGCCGGGTGACCAGGCTGCTCGCCAAGCCCGGCGAGAGCGTAACGCAGGGTCAACCGCTGTTTACAATCGAGGCCGCCGATACCGTGCAGGCCCAGAACGATTTCATCGCGGCGATGACATCGCAGAACAAGGCAAAGTCGGCGCTTGAGCTCGCCGACATCCAATACAAACGCGCCAAGGATCTCTACGAGGGCCGCGCCATTCCCCTCAAGGATTATCAACAGGCGGAAGCGACCCAGGTCCAGGCGCAGAATGACATGCGCTCCGCGGTGACGGCGCTGGAGGCTGCAAACAACAAACTGCGCATCCTCGGTTTCACGGACGAAACGATCAAGGCGTTCCAGAACAAGGGCACCATCAATCCTGAAATCACGATCTACGCGCCGCTCTCCGGCACGGTCGTGCAGCGCAAGATCGGTCCCGGACAATATGTCAGTGCCGGCGCCAGCGATCCGGTGTTCGTGATCGGCGACCTCTCCACGGTCTGGCTTACCGCCTTCGTGCGCGAGAGCGATGCTGCGCAGGTCAGCGTTGGGCAGGACATCCTGGTCAACGTGATGGCGCTGCCGGGCCGTCCCTTGACCGCGAAGATCAACTACGTCGCTGCCGCGATCGATCCGAACACCCGCCGCCTGCTTGTCCGGGCCACCATCGACAACAAGGATGGCCTGCTCAAGCCGGAAATGTTCGCCAATGTCACGATCTATTCAGCCGGCGACCGCGGGGCGCCCGCGGTGCCGAAGCAGGCGCTGATCTATGAAGGCAACCAGGTCCGCATCTGGGTCGCGCGTGAGGACAAGTCAGTCGAGCTCCGCCAGATCAAGATCGGCCTCATCAACGGCAACCTCGTCGAGGTGACCAGCAACCTGAAGCCCGGCGAACAGATCGTCGTCAAAGGCAGCCTGTTCATCGACCGCGCGGCGTCCGGTAGCTGA
- a CDS encoding CoA transferase encodes MQSPADILKGIWTSAGGDLTALERVRLTGEEPQIPSSFRVAVAGQATIAAAGLAAAEIWRLRSGEAQDVSVDMRHAVAECRSERYLRLDDKPPPPAWDAIAGVYKTGDDRFVRCHTNFPHHRDAVCKVLGCAPERGQVAAALKQWKGGDFETAVYAAGGVVALMRSYDEWSALPQAQALAELPLISIEKIGDAPPKPWPEGERPLAGLRVLDLSRVIAGPVAGRTLAAHGADVLLVSGPDLPAIPWLTIDTGRGKLTTFIGLKSETGRAQMRELLKDADVFSQGYRPRALAALGFSPEQAAEINPGIVYVTLSAYGHAGPWAERRGFDSLVQTTTGFNDAEGKAAGIDSPKELPAQMLDHATGYLMAFGAMMAKARQASEGGSWHVRVSLAQTGRWLWNLGRLDGGLNTPDLTGEAVHAAFMETVSSGFGTLKAVRHSAVLSKTPAQWRRPAMPLGSHPPQWPRRS; translated from the coding sequence ATGCAAAGCCCCGCTGACATCCTCAAGGGTATCTGGACCTCCGCCGGCGGGGATCTGACCGCGCTCGAACGCGTGCGCCTGACCGGAGAGGAGCCCCAGATCCCATCCTCCTTCCGTGTTGCCGTCGCAGGGCAGGCAACGATCGCCGCCGCCGGCCTTGCCGCTGCCGAAATCTGGAGACTGCGCAGCGGCGAGGCACAGGATGTCTCCGTCGACATGCGCCATGCCGTTGCCGAATGCCGTTCCGAGCGTTATCTGCGCCTCGACGACAAGCCGCCACCGCCGGCCTGGGACGCCATTGCCGGCGTCTACAAGACCGGCGACGACCGTTTCGTCCGCTGCCACACCAATTTCCCGCACCACCGCGACGCCGTCTGCAAGGTGCTTGGCTGCGCGCCCGAGCGCGGGCAGGTGGCGGCCGCCTTGAAGCAATGGAAGGGCGGGGATTTTGAAACGGCGGTCTATGCCGCCGGCGGCGTCGTTGCGCTGATGCGCTCTTACGACGAATGGTCCGCGCTGCCGCAAGCACAAGCACTCGCCGAGCTGCCGCTGATCTCGATCGAGAAGATCGGCGATGCCCCGCCGAAGCCCTGGCCTGAAGGCGAACGCCCGCTCGCGGGTCTGCGCGTGCTCGATCTCTCCCGCGTCATCGCAGGGCCCGTCGCCGGACGCACGCTCGCCGCGCATGGGGCGGATGTGCTGCTCGTCTCGGGGCCCGATCTGCCGGCCATTCCCTGGCTCACCATCGATACCGGCCGCGGCAAGCTCACCACCTTTATCGGGTTGAAGAGCGAAACAGGTCGGGCGCAAATGCGCGAACTGCTGAAAGACGCTGACGTCTTTTCGCAAGGCTATCGCCCACGCGCTCTCGCAGCTCTTGGCTTCTCGCCGGAGCAGGCCGCGGAGATCAATCCGGGCATCGTGTATGTGACGTTGTCGGCCTATGGCCATGCCGGCCCGTGGGCCGAGCGGCGTGGCTTCGATTCGCTGGTACAGACCACGACCGGCTTCAACGATGCGGAAGGGAAGGCCGCCGGCATCGATAGCCCGAAGGAATTGCCGGCGCAGATGCTCGACCACGCCACCGGCTATCTGATGGCGTTCGGCGCCATGATGGCCAAGGCGCGGCAGGCGAGCGAAGGCGGCAGCTGGCATGTGCGCGTGTCGCTGGCGCAGACCGGACGCTGGCTGTGGAATCTCGGCCGGCTCGATGGAGGCCTCAACACCCCCGACCTTACGGGTGAGGCCGTACATGCTGCGTTCATGGAAACGGTGTCATCTGGCTTCGGCACGTTGAAGGCGGTGCGCCATTCGGCCGTGCTGTCGAAGACGCCGGCGCAATGGCGCCGTCCGGCAATGCCGCTCGGCAGCCATCCGCCGCAATGGCCGCGCCGAAGCTGA
- a CDS encoding SDR family NAD(P)-dependent oxidoreductase encodes MDLGLKGKNAVVLGGTRGIGRAIAATLAGEGANVAVCARNAEQVAATVNELKASGINATGGTVDVTDGVALKAWVEGAAKELGGIDMLFSNAGAMAQGHDPASWEQNFRLDVLGAVHAFDAARPFLEASGARNGDAAFVIISSISAAQADLASSYGPIKAALIHMAKGLARQYAKKKIRVNVVSPGTVYFKGGVWNMIEQNMPERYNDAMKRNPTGRMATPQEIASAAVFLASPVSGFTTGSNLVVDGAISNRVNF; translated from the coding sequence ATGGATCTCGGTCTCAAAGGCAAAAACGCCGTCGTGCTCGGCGGCACGCGCGGCATCGGTCGGGCGATTGCGGCGACGCTGGCCGGTGAAGGCGCCAATGTCGCGGTCTGCGCGCGCAATGCAGAGCAGGTCGCAGCGACCGTCAATGAACTGAAAGCGAGCGGCATCAATGCCACCGGCGGCACCGTCGACGTCACCGATGGTGTGGCGCTGAAGGCGTGGGTCGAGGGCGCAGCAAAGGAGCTCGGTGGCATTGACATGCTGTTTTCCAATGCCGGCGCCATGGCGCAAGGCCATGATCCCGCGTCATGGGAGCAGAACTTCCGGCTCGACGTGCTCGGCGCCGTGCACGCGTTCGATGCCGCGCGGCCGTTCCTCGAAGCCAGCGGCGCGCGCAACGGCGACGCCGCCTTCGTCATCATCTCTTCGATTTCGGCGGCGCAGGCCGATCTCGCCAGCTCCTACGGCCCGATCAAGGCTGCCCTGATCCATATGGCCAAGGGATTGGCGCGGCAATACGCCAAGAAGAAGATCCGCGTGAACGTGGTCTCGCCCGGCACCGTCTATTTCAAGGGCGGCGTCTGGAACATGATCGAGCAGAACATGCCCGAGCGTTACAATGATGCGATGAAGCGCAATCCGACCGGACGCATGGCAACGCCGCAGGAGATCGCGAGCGCCGCGGTGTTCCTGGCCAGCCCGGTGTCGGGATTCACCACGGGATCGAATCTGGTGGTGGACGGCGCGATCTCGAACCGGGTGAATTTTTGA
- a CDS encoding error-prone DNA polymerase produces the protein MNTPAYAEIGITTNFSFLRGGSDPRAYVHQASKLNIPVIGIADHNTLAGVVRAWNELDNDKVLHKPKLLIGARIVFIDGTPDIFVYPRDRAAYGRLCQLLTRGKRGDDITRIEKGECCLSFADLLEFSEGQLLILMLPHRFDQAQALDLLAKLKASRADGVWLAASLIYRGDDRRRLARLDDLAARAKVPLLATNEVLYHDPGRRPLQDVLTCIREKTTIEAVGRKLEANAERFLKTPREMARLFRDFPGAIAETMRFADRIDFTLDQLKYQYPDEPVPPGKTAQGHLEDLTWAGVDKYFGGKIDDKLRATLNKELALISELKYAHYFLTVHDIVHYARSQNILCQGRGSAANSAVCYVLGITSVDPTKVDLLFERFISKERLEPPDIDVDFEHSRREEVMQYVYRRYGRHRAAIIATVIHYRPRSAIRDVGKALGLTEDVTAALADTVWGSWGKGLNDMQVRQAGLDPKNPMINLAVELATELIEFPRHLSQHVGGYVLTQDRLDTYVPIGNAAMDDRTFIEWDKDDVDALNMMKVDVLALGMLTCIRKCFDLIDQHKGKRWVLATVPQDDSKVYDMLCAGESLGVFQVESRAQMNMLPRLKPRTFYDLVIEVAIVRPGPIQGDMVHPYLRRRNGLEKVSYPSPSPDHGDKNELYNVLHKTLGVPLFQEQAMRIAIEAAHFTSEEANGLRRSMATFRNVGTIGQYEEKLIGNMVARGYDANFARSCFDQIKGFGSYGFPESHAASFAQLVYISSWLKYHHPDAFCCGLLNSQPMGFYAPAQIVGDARKNGVEVREIDVSYSFAQNTLEEGSSKYCAVRLGFRQIDGFHWLDEDEERLKRSQSSFPGARSASPESIRPHMPRGMDSRLDADASPRNDKKEDWAYRIIAARNRRPFTSLEDFARDTGLPKRALILLADADAFRSLGLDRREALWQVRRLPDDVALPLFEAATAREQPDEHARPLPEMPRPEQVVADYQTIRLSLKGHPMEFLREMFTRERIVACREISHQNERRRVRCAGVVLVRQRPGSASGVVFMTLEDETGIANVVVWPKVMEQYRKEVMGARLIEVQGYIQSSPEKVTHLIAQRMIDRSHDLVGLANDALSRKHPVPAGATLVEPLNEDPRALADMPAQKIRHPRNVRILPPSRDFH, from the coding sequence ATGAATACGCCCGCTTATGCCGAGATCGGCATCACCACCAATTTTTCCTTCCTGCGCGGCGGCTCGGATCCGCGCGCTTATGTGCATCAGGCCAGCAAGCTCAACATTCCAGTGATCGGCATCGCCGATCACAACACGCTCGCCGGCGTGGTGCGCGCCTGGAATGAGCTCGACAATGACAAGGTTCTGCACAAGCCGAAGCTCCTGATCGGCGCGCGCATCGTCTTCATCGACGGCACGCCCGACATTTTCGTCTATCCGCGCGACCGTGCCGCCTATGGCCGGCTGTGCCAGCTTCTCACCCGGGGCAAGCGCGGCGACGACATCACGCGGATCGAGAAGGGCGAGTGCTGCCTCAGCTTTGCCGATCTGCTCGAGTTTTCCGAAGGGCAACTTCTGATCCTGATGCTGCCGCATCGGTTCGATCAGGCGCAAGCGCTGGACCTTCTCGCAAAGCTGAAAGCAAGCCGCGCCGACGGCGTGTGGCTGGCGGCGAGCCTGATCTATCGCGGCGACGACCGCCGCCGCTTGGCGCGGCTGGACGATCTCGCCGCCAGGGCAAAAGTGCCTCTGCTCGCGACCAACGAGGTGCTCTACCACGATCCCGGCCGCCGTCCGCTTCAGGACGTGCTGACCTGCATCCGGGAAAAGACCACGATCGAGGCGGTCGGACGCAAGCTGGAAGCCAACGCGGAACGCTTCCTGAAGACCCCCCGAGAGATGGCGCGACTGTTCCGCGATTTTCCGGGGGCGATCGCGGAGACCATGCGCTTTGCCGACAGGATCGACTTCACGCTCGACCAGCTCAAATACCAATATCCTGATGAGCCGGTGCCGCCCGGCAAGACCGCGCAGGGGCATCTGGAGGATCTGACCTGGGCGGGCGTCGACAAATATTTCGGCGGCAAGATCGACGACAAGCTGCGCGCGACGCTGAACAAGGAGCTCGCGCTGATATCAGAGCTGAAATACGCGCATTACTTCCTCACCGTGCACGACATCGTGCACTACGCACGCAGCCAGAACATTCTGTGCCAGGGGCGGGGATCGGCGGCGAATTCGGCCGTCTGCTACGTGCTCGGCATCACCTCGGTCGACCCGACCAAGGTCGATCTCTTGTTCGAGCGTTTCATCTCCAAAGAGCGGCTGGAGCCGCCCGACATCGACGTCGATTTCGAGCATTCTCGGCGCGAGGAGGTGATGCAATATGTCTATCGCCGCTATGGCCGCCACCGCGCCGCGATCATCGCCACTGTCATCCATTATCGTCCGCGCAGCGCCATCCGCGACGTCGGCAAGGCGCTGGGGCTGACCGAGGACGTCACCGCCGCGCTCGCCGACACCGTCTGGGGCAGCTGGGGCAAGGGCCTCAACGACATGCAGGTCCGGCAGGCCGGGCTCGATCCCAAAAATCCCATGATCAACCTCGCGGTCGAGCTGGCGACCGAGCTGATCGAATTCCCGCGCCATCTCTCTCAGCATGTCGGCGGCTATGTCCTGACCCAGGACCGGCTCGACACCTATGTGCCGATCGGCAATGCCGCAATGGACGACCGCACTTTCATCGAATGGGACAAGGACGACGTCGACGCGCTGAACATGATGAAGGTCGACGTGCTGGCGCTGGGCATGCTGACCTGCATCAGGAAATGTTTTGATCTGATCGACCAGCACAAGGGCAAGCGTTGGGTTTTGGCGACCGTCCCGCAGGACGACTCCAAGGTTTACGACATGCTGTGTGCCGGCGAGTCGCTCGGCGTGTTCCAGGTCGAGAGCCGCGCCCAGATGAACATGCTGCCACGGCTGAAGCCGCGGACCTTCTACGATCTCGTCATCGAGGTCGCGATCGTGCGACCGGGGCCGATCCAGGGCGATATGGTGCATCCCTATTTGCGGCGGCGGAATGGTCTGGAGAAGGTGAGCTATCCGTCTCCGTCGCCGGATCACGGCGACAAAAATGAACTTTACAATGTGCTGCACAAAACGCTGGGTGTGCCCTTGTTCCAGGAGCAGGCGATGCGCATCGCCATCGAGGCCGCACATTTCACCTCCGAGGAGGCCAACGGCCTGCGCCGCTCGATGGCGACTTTTCGCAATGTCGGCACCATCGGCCAATACGAGGAGAAGCTGATCGGCAACATGGTCGCGCGCGGCTATGATGCAAACTTCGCCCGAAGCTGCTTTGACCAGATCAAGGGCTTTGGCTCCTATGGTTTTCCGGAGAGCCATGCCGCGAGCTTTGCCCAGCTGGTCTACATCTCGTCATGGCTGAAATATCATCATCCCGACGCCTTCTGCTGCGGCCTGTTGAACTCGCAGCCGATGGGCTTCTACGCGCCGGCGCAGATCGTCGGCGATGCTCGCAAGAACGGCGTCGAGGTGCGCGAGATCGATGTGTCCTACAGCTTTGCGCAGAACACGCTGGAGGAGGGGAGCAGCAAATACTGCGCAGTGCGTCTGGGTTTTCGTCAGATCGACGGCTTTCACTGGCTGGACGAGGACGAGGAGAGGCTGAAGCGCTCACAGTCGTCATTCCCGGGCGCGCGTAGCGCGAGCCCGGAATCCATCCGACCGCATATGCCTAGAGGAATGGATTCCCGGCTCGACGCTGACGCGTCGCCCCGGAATGACAAGAAAGAAGACTGGGCCTATCGCATCATCGCCGCGCGCAATCGCCGTCCGTTCACCTCGCTCGAAGACTTCGCCCGCGACACAGGCCTGCCCAAGCGCGCGCTGATCCTGCTGGCGGATGCCGATGCGTTCCGCTCGCTCGGGCTCGACCGCCGCGAGGCGCTGTGGCAGGTGCGGCGGCTGCCCGATGACGTCGCGCTGCCGCTGTTCGAAGCGGCCACCGCGCGCGAGCAGCCGGACGAGCACGCCAGGCCGTTGCCTGAGATGCCGCGCCCAGAGCAGGTTGTTGCCGATTACCAGACCATCCGGCTCTCGCTCAAAGGCCATCCGATGGAATTCTTGCGCGAGATGTTTACGCGCGAGCGCATCGTCGCCTGCAGGGAGATCAGCCACCAGAACGAGCGGCGCCGTGTCCGCTGCGCCGGCGTGGTCTTGGTGCGGCAGCGGCCCGGCAGCGCCAGCGGCGTCGTGTTCATGACGCTGGAGGACGAAACCGGCATCGCCAATGTCGTGGTCTGGCCCAAGGTCATGGAGCAGTACCGCAAGGAGGTGATGGGCGCGCGCCTCATCGAGGTGCAGGGCTATATCCAGAGCAGCCCCGAGAAGGTGACGCATCTGATCGCCCAGCGGATGATCGACCGCTCGCACGATCTGGTTGGTCTCGCCAACGATGCCCTGAGCCGCAAGCATCCGGTACCCGCAGGCGCCACATTGGTCGAGCCGCTCAACGAAGACCCCCGCGCCCTCGCGGACATGCCCGCGCAAAAAATCCGCCACCCCCGCAACGTCCGCATCCTGCCGCCGTCGCGGGATTTTCATTGA
- a CDS encoding Y-family DNA polymerase has product MSASSVNRRRILSLWLPRLPIDRIQRFFNSAGLGKNTNEPSIVVIKNNNALVIHALDEPAERLGLYIGQPLANARAMCPDLKVFDADVVADAKTLSDIADWCDRFTPLVALDPPHGLFLDITGCAHLFGGEAALLKMLVHALGRQGFAVSAAIAGTSVCARTLTRQATGSIVADGGEAAAIDRFPVSALGADEAITTGLRRAGLKTIGDVASRAPSEITARFGARFSTLLAHALGQGDAPINPRKPLPDYIVEKRFAEPIATDTMIAMTLSRLADTLITSMEKQGKGARRLEAAFFRTDGVVRAITVETGRPVTRSAVIDRLFRERLDALADPIDPGFGFDMVRLSASRTEIVVQEQRDLDAHVHDNDELAALIDRIAARIGGKRVVVHLPQDTHIPEQAVLAAPAQHHLATAMQAKWPDRAEGEPPLRPLRLFDQPEPVTVPFATVPDGPPHQFTWRRAKHAVVRVEGPERIAMEWWRQDGKQLTRDYFRIEDAEGLRFWIFRDGLYEGEVFDADGKPASPNWYVHGLFA; this is encoded by the coding sequence ATGAGTGCCAGTTCAGTGAACCGTCGGCGTATTCTCAGCCTGTGGCTGCCGCGCCTGCCCATCGACCGGATTCAGCGGTTCTTCAACAGCGCCGGGCTGGGTAAGAATACCAATGAGCCGAGCATCGTTGTTATCAAGAACAACAATGCGCTGGTGATCCACGCGCTGGACGAGCCCGCCGAGCGGCTCGGCCTGTATATCGGCCAGCCGCTGGCCAATGCGCGGGCGATGTGCCCGGATCTGAAAGTGTTCGACGCCGATGTCGTGGCCGATGCGAAGACGCTCAGCGACATCGCCGATTGGTGCGACCGCTTCACGCCGTTGGTGGCGCTCGATCCGCCGCACGGTCTGTTCCTCGACATTACCGGCTGCGCGCATCTGTTCGGCGGTGAAGCGGCGCTGCTAAAGATGCTGGTTCATGCGCTGGGACGTCAGGGCTTTGCCGTCAGCGCGGCCATTGCCGGCACCTCGGTCTGCGCGCGCACGCTGACGCGACAAGCCACGGGCAGTATCGTCGCCGACGGCGGGGAGGCGGCGGCGATCGATAGGTTTCCGGTGTCCGCGCTCGGTGCGGACGAGGCCATCACCACCGGTCTGCGCCGCGCCGGCCTGAAGACCATCGGCGATGTCGCCTCGCGCGCTCCGAGCGAAATCACAGCGCGGTTCGGTGCGCGGTTCTCGACGCTACTTGCGCATGCGCTGGGACAGGGCGATGCGCCGATCAATCCGCGAAAGCCGCTGCCTGACTACATCGTGGAAAAACGTTTTGCCGAGCCGATCGCGACGGACACCATGATCGCGATGACGCTGTCGCGGCTGGCCGACACGTTGATTACCTCCATGGAGAAGCAGGGCAAGGGCGCGCGCCGCCTGGAGGCCGCGTTCTTCCGCACCGACGGCGTGGTGCGCGCGATCACGGTCGAAACCGGACGTCCCGTGACGCGAAGCGCGGTCATTGACCGCCTGTTCCGCGAACGTCTCGATGCGCTTGCCGATCCCATCGATCCCGGCTTCGGCTTCGACATGGTGCGGCTGTCGGCAAGCCGCACCGAGATCGTGGTGCAGGAGCAGCGCGATCTCGACGCGCATGTCCACGACAATGACGAACTTGCGGCGCTGATCGATCGTATCGCTGCGCGTATCGGCGGAAAACGCGTCGTCGTACATTTGCCGCAAGACACGCACATCCCCGAGCAGGCGGTGCTGGCCGCGCCCGCCCAGCATCATCTCGCCACTGCCATGCAGGCCAAGTGGCCCGATCGTGCCGAGGGTGAGCCGCCGCTGCGCCCCTTAAGGCTGTTCGACCAGCCGGAGCCGGTCACCGTGCCGTTCGCGACCGTGCCTGACGGTCCGCCGCACCAATTCACCTGGCGACGGGCGAAACATGCGGTGGTGCGGGTGGAAGGACCCGAGCGCATCGCCATGGAATGGTGGCGGCAGGACGGCAAGCAGCTGACGCGGGATTATTTCCGCATCGAGGATGCCGAGGGCCTGCGCTTCTGGATCTTTCGCGACGGCCTTTACGAGGGAGAGGTGTTCGACGCCGACGGCAAGCCCGCGTCCCCCAACTGGTATGTGCATGGTCTCTTCGCATGA
- a CDS encoding ImuA family protein, with amino-acid sequence MSGARMSALATLRSQIERIETAEVVHHHDRVALGHSEADRALKGGLARAAIHEVFCEGRQGASGTGFVMGLAGRVSAQRPLLWVRQDFSEIETGALSMSGLAELGLDPRRVVMVRAADVESALRTSADALACDALGAVVLELWGETRQFDLVASRKLTLAAQGSGVTGLLLRMAAQPLPSTAETRWMLRAAHSPPGSAWSAWGAPRFDAELLRNRHGLCGRWIMEWNCDECQFSEPSAYSQPVAAAPAHRPDSAVLQQRRAG; translated from the coding sequence ATGAGCGGCGCACGCATGAGCGCGCTTGCGACCTTGCGCAGCCAGATCGAACGGATCGAGACGGCGGAGGTCGTGCATCATCACGACCGCGTCGCGCTCGGCCATAGTGAGGCCGACCGCGCGCTGAAGGGCGGGCTCGCACGTGCGGCGATCCACGAGGTGTTTTGCGAGGGCCGGCAAGGCGCGTCCGGGACGGGCTTCGTGATGGGGCTTGCGGGCCGCGTCTCGGCACAGCGGCCGCTGCTGTGGGTGCGGCAGGATTTCTCGGAAATCGAGACCGGCGCGTTGTCGATGAGCGGGCTCGCCGAGCTCGGCCTCGATCCGCGCCGCGTGGTGATGGTGCGCGCCGCCGATGTCGAGAGCGCGCTGCGCACCTCGGCCGATGCGCTCGCTTGCGATGCGCTTGGCGCCGTCGTGCTCGAGCTCTGGGGCGAGACAAGACAGTTCGATCTCGTGGCGAGCCGCAAGCTGACGCTGGCTGCACAAGGCTCCGGCGTCACCGGCCTGTTGCTGCGCATGGCCGCGCAGCCGCTACCCTCAACCGCGGAGACGCGATGGATGCTGCGCGCGGCGCATTCGCCGCCGGGATCTGCGTGGAGTGCCTGGGGCGCCCCGCGCTTCGATGCCGAGCTGTTGCGCAATCGTCATGGCCTGTGCGGCCGCTGGATCATGGAATGGAATTGTGATGAGTGCCAGTTCAGTGAACCGTCGGCGTATTCTCAGCCTGTGGCTGCCGCGCCTGCCCATCGACCGGATTCAGCGGTTCTTCAACAGCGCCGGGCTGGGTAA
- a CDS encoding putative DNA modification/repair radical SAM protein, whose product MDVQRKLAILADAAKYDASCASSGTEKRDSSDGKGMGSTAPGMGICHSYAPDGRCISLLKVLLTNACNYDCLYCVNRASSNVPRARFTIDEVVKLTLDFYRRNYIEGLFLSSGIIRSPDYTMEQVVSVARKLREEHHFRGYIHLKTIPEADDALIAEAGKYADRLSINIEMPQETSLQQFAPEKDVRAIRRTMGRLRLKLDEAEEDRSVKTKAKPQRFAPAGQSTQMIVGADSANDHTILHTSANLYGSYRLRRVYYSAFSPIPDASRALPLVQPPLLREHRLYQADWLMRFYGFAVGEIVDDSAMLPLDIDPKLAWALRHRDRFPLDVNRASREELLRVPGFGTKAVERIIATRRTTTIRLSDLARLHVPKHKALPFIVLSDHRPSPHSLDEARLIERFKPKATQLGFGF is encoded by the coding sequence ATGGACGTACAACGCAAGCTGGCAATTCTCGCGGACGCCGCCAAGTACGATGCGTCCTGCGCATCCAGCGGCACCGAAAAGCGGGATTCCAGCGACGGCAAGGGCATGGGCTCGACCGCGCCCGGTATGGGCATCTGTCATTCCTACGCGCCGGACGGACGCTGCATCTCGCTGCTCAAGGTGCTGCTGACCAACGCGTGCAATTACGATTGCCTCTATTGCGTCAACCGCGCCTCCTCCAATGTGCCGCGCGCCCGCTTCACCATCGATGAAGTCGTCAAGCTGACGCTCGACTTCTACCGGCGCAATTACATCGAGGGGCTGTTTCTCTCCTCCGGCATCATCCGCAGCCCCGACTACACGATGGAGCAAGTGGTCAGCGTCGCGCGCAAGCTGCGCGAGGAGCATCACTTCCGCGGCTACATCCACCTCAAAACCATTCCCGAGGCCGACGACGCGCTGATCGCGGAAGCCGGCAAATATGCCGACCGCCTCTCCATCAACATCGAGATGCCACAGGAGACGAGCCTGCAGCAATTCGCACCCGAGAAGGACGTGCGCGCGATCCGCCGCACCATGGGCCGGCTGCGGCTGAAGCTGGACGAAGCCGAAGAAGATCGAAGCGTGAAAACAAAGGCGAAACCACAGCGCTTCGCGCCGGCCGGTCAAAGCACACAGATGATCGTCGGGGCCGACAGCGCGAACGACCACACCATTCTCCACACCAGCGCCAATCTCTACGGCTCGTACCGACTGCGGCGCGTCTACTACTCAGCCTTCAGCCCGATCCCCGATGCCAGCCGCGCACTGCCTCTGGTCCAGCCGCCCTTGCTGCGCGAGCACCGGCTCTACCAGGCCGACTGGCTGATGCGATTTTACGGCTTCGCCGTCGGCGAGATCGTCGACGACAGCGCCATGCTGCCGCTCGACATCGATCCAAAGCTTGCCTGGGCGCTGCGCCATCGCGACCGTTTTCCCCTCGACGTCAACCGCGCCAGCCGCGAGGAGCTGCTGCGCGTGCCGGGCTTCGGCACCAAGGCGGTCGAGCGCATCATCGCGACGCGGCGCACCACAACGATCCGCCTGTCCGATCTCGCACGGCTGCACGTGCCCAAGCACAAGGCGCTGCCGTTCATCGTCCTCAGCGACCACCGCCCCTCGCCGCATAGCCTCGACGAGGCGCGGCTGATCGAACGGTTCAAGCCGAAAGCAACACAATTGGGGTTTGGCTTCTGA